From one Gemmatimonadaceae bacterium genomic stretch:
- a CDS encoding nuclear transport factor 2 family protein: MFRPVLLLLTLAPAIATAQPAAAVPPRSIAGADYTFLVRADGSVLGWGNPEGSAGLIPAGPGAATPRVVPFPGPVKQLARLKNAFLALLDDGSIYAWGMNDSGEFGSGAGSSRTPNNPLRSTTLVKTALPNDLVQLSAASTHALGLRRDGTVLTWGSGPTGSSQLQAQPVAGLRDVVKVVAAGDHDLALTRTGQVYAWGENKNGQLGADPATLPRSAQPVLVAGLPAAVDIGAAGTTNFGFSGAVTSDGAVWMWGSDQSATMGDGIFWGNTPDGNDNQFTPKPVKGVVGVKSITVGEGYVAALLSDRTLRMWGHDGWGQIGIGTHGFYQPLPKKPLITDLEALWTVGHTTFAAKRDGTLWWWGGARRRTPTSRRSCCSPTSERSIVTPLQRHAFWRRRKAPDAARAAHDWRGVTLLRAVLMTRRLFSLLLSVAILAPIVQAQPVADTAGAMATVREFVRANELADLDRIVRTFDEAATVFMPVGDAPYRLTGTAQIRAAFADVFKGRTGPITITQSAVEAQVVGDVVIVTAHLRAIPPTPITEPLSFARRTFVLRQVGGEWRIVHHHASNFQWKPPGA, translated from the coding sequence ATGTTCCGCCCTGTCCTTCTCCTGCTGACGCTCGCTCCGGCGATCGCCACCGCGCAGCCGGCCGCCGCGGTGCCTCCACGCAGCATTGCGGGCGCCGATTACACGTTTCTGGTACGCGCCGATGGCAGTGTGCTGGGCTGGGGCAACCCGGAGGGGAGCGCCGGGTTGATCCCCGCCGGTCCCGGCGCGGCGACCCCGCGCGTGGTGCCCTTCCCGGGGCCGGTGAAACAGCTCGCGCGCCTGAAGAACGCCTTTCTCGCGCTGCTCGACGACGGATCGATCTACGCGTGGGGGATGAACGACAGTGGTGAGTTTGGGAGCGGTGCGGGCTCAAGCCGCACGCCGAACAATCCGCTCCGATCCACCACTCTGGTAAAGACGGCCCTGCCGAATGATCTCGTGCAGCTCTCGGCGGCGTCGACACACGCGCTCGGGCTTCGGCGCGATGGCACGGTGCTCACCTGGGGGAGCGGGCCGACGGGAAGCTCGCAACTGCAGGCGCAACCGGTGGCGGGGCTGCGCGACGTGGTGAAGGTGGTGGCCGCCGGTGATCACGACCTCGCCCTGACGCGCACGGGCCAGGTGTACGCGTGGGGGGAGAACAAGAACGGGCAGCTCGGTGCGGACCCGGCCACGCTGCCGCGCAGCGCGCAGCCGGTGCTGGTGGCGGGGCTCCCCGCTGCGGTGGATATCGGCGCCGCTGGCACGACCAACTTTGGCTTCTCCGGCGCGGTGACGAGCGATGGGGCCGTGTGGATGTGGGGGAGCGATCAGAGCGCGACGATGGGCGACGGCATCTTCTGGGGCAACACTCCCGATGGCAATGACAACCAGTTCACCCCGAAACCGGTGAAAGGCGTCGTTGGCGTGAAGTCCATCACGGTCGGTGAGGGGTACGTGGCCGCGCTCCTTAGCGACCGGACGCTGCGCATGTGGGGCCACGACGGATGGGGACAGATCGGTATCGGGACACATGGGTTCTACCAACCGCTTCCCAAGAAGCCGCTCATCACCGATCTCGAGGCGCTCTGGACCGTGGGCCATACGACCTTCGCCGCGAAACGCGACGGAACGCTCTGGTGGTGGGGGGGGGCACGCCGAAGAACGCCTACGTCCCGACGCAGCTGCTGCTCCCCAACTAGCGAGCGGTCGATCGTCACGCCACTCCAGCGTCATGCATTTTGGAGGCGCCGGAAAGCGCCTGATGCTGCGCGAGCCGCTCACGACTGGCGAGGGGTCACCCTGCTCCGTGCCGTCCTCATGACACGACGACTCTTTTCCTTGCTGCTCAGCGTCGCCATCCTGGCGCCGATCGTGCAGGCGCAACCCGTCGCGGACACTGCCGGCGCAATGGCGACCGTGCGCGAGTTCGTGCGCGCGAACGAACTCGCCGATCTCGACCGCATCGTGCGGACCTTCGACGAGGCAGCGACGGTCTTCATGCCGGTGGGCGATGCCCCGTACCGGCTGACGGGGACGGCGCAGATCCGCGCGGCGTTTGCCGACGTCTTCAAAGGCCGGACCGGTCCAATCACGATCACCCAATCGGCCGTCGAGGCGCAGGTGGTGGGCGACGTCGTCATCGTCACGGCGCACTTGCGCGCGATTCCGCCAACGCCGATCACCGAGCCCCTGTCGTTCGCGCGACGGACGTTTGTGCTGCGCCAGGTGGGTGGTGAATGGCGGATCGTGCATCACCACGCGTCGAACTTCCAGTGGAAGCCACCGGGTGCCTAG
- a CDS encoding asparaginase, whose protein sequence is MPSHIMTVTRTAITSLLLVFTAGLTVMPVAAQRAPLGEVLILTTGGTIASRATGPMTDGASLIRGIPELATVASIRVAEVMRVPSSQMTPPDWLRLAKRITAELQAAPALRGVVVTHGTDTMEETAYFLTLTVRDARPVVMVGSMRGGDEPSADGPANILNGVRVAMSDAAKGHGVLVVLNEDIGAARDTWKTDNRRVDTFRSPERGFLGAADPDTVVFFRRVLQAHTTASEFDVTTLEALPTVDIVTDYAGFDSTAMRATIDRRPGGIVFTSFAGGRLSTGAQGAIRMAGRAGIPVVVASRVPGGRIVGSPHADLPRVLARDLPPHKARVLLMLGLTRSTDRVTLQRMFDRY, encoded by the coding sequence ATGCCTTCGCATATCATGACGGTGACGCGCACCGCGATCACCAGCCTGCTGTTGGTGTTTACGGCGGGCCTTACGGTGATGCCGGTGGCGGCGCAGCGTGCGCCGCTGGGTGAGGTGCTGATCCTGACCACCGGCGGCACGATCGCGTCGCGAGCGACGGGACCGATGACCGACGGGGCGTCGCTGATCCGCGGGATTCCTGAACTGGCCACCGTGGCATCGATTCGCGTGGCCGAAGTGATGCGCGTGCCATCGTCGCAGATGACGCCTCCCGACTGGCTCCGTCTGGCCAAGCGGATCACGGCCGAGTTACAGGCCGCACCGGCGCTGCGCGGCGTCGTCGTTACGCATGGCACGGACACCATGGAGGAGACCGCCTATTTCCTCACGCTCACGGTGCGTGACGCACGCCCGGTCGTCATGGTCGGTTCGATGCGCGGCGGTGACGAGCCATCGGCCGATGGCCCGGCCAACATCCTCAATGGCGTGCGGGTCGCGATGAGCGACGCCGCGAAGGGGCACGGCGTGTTGGTCGTCCTCAACGAAGATATCGGCGCCGCTCGCGACACCTGGAAGACCGACAACCGCCGCGTGGACACGTTCCGCTCACCGGAGCGCGGGTTTCTGGGGGCCGCCGATCCCGACACGGTGGTGTTCTTCCGTCGCGTCCTGCAGGCACACACCACGGCCTCCGAGTTCGACGTGACCACGCTGGAGGCGCTGCCCACCGTGGATATCGTCACCGACTACGCGGGTTTCGACTCGACCGCGATGCGAGCGACGATCGACCGCCGACCGGGCGGCATCGTGTTTACCAGCTTTGCCGGTGGTCGCTTGAGCACCGGCGCGCAGGGTGCCATCCGGATGGCGGGACGCGCCGGGATTCCCGTGGTCGTGGCATCGCGCGTGCCGGGCGGTCGCATCGTCGGATCGCCGCACGCCGATCTGCCCCGGGTGCTCGCGCGCGATCTGCCGCCGCACAAGGCGCGCGTGCTCCTGATGCTGGGACTGACCCGCAGCACCGATCGGGTCACACTGCAACGGATGTTTGACCGGTACTGA
- a CDS encoding CBS domain-containing protein has protein sequence MHTVRTLLDRKGHAVVSVGPQATVLEAAHIMADNGLGAVLVVEGAETLGIFTERDVLRRIVALGVDPARTLVAAVMTTELVTCLPDTTLDECGAIMTSRRIRHLPVVDAQGVHGLISSGDVLAHRAAEQEATIKYLNDYMFYTRG, from the coding sequence ATGCACACGGTTCGCACCCTCCTCGATCGCAAAGGCCATGCGGTGGTCTCCGTCGGTCCGCAGGCGACCGTGCTGGAGGCCGCCCACATCATGGCCGACAACGGCCTCGGTGCCGTCCTGGTCGTGGAGGGGGCGGAGACACTGGGCATCTTCACCGAGCGCGATGTGCTGCGGCGGATCGTGGCGCTCGGGGTCGATCCGGCGCGCACACTCGTGGCCGCCGTGATGACCACGGAGCTCGTGACGTGCCTCCCCGACACGACCCTGGATGAATGCGGCGCCATCATGACCTCACGTCGGATCCGGCATTTGCCGGTGGTCGATGCCCAGGGCGTGCATGGCCTCATCAGCAGCGGCGATGTGCTCGCCCATCGCGCCGCCGAACAGGAGGCGACGATCAAGTACCTCAACGACTACATGTTCTACACGCGCGGGTAA